One window of the Candidatus Izemoplasmatales bacterium genome contains the following:
- the rpsT gene encoding 30S ribosomal protein S20 yields MANIKSSKKSILTSEKKRQANSAFKTSLKTAMKNVELAVAKGDKEAAASALALAYKKLDKSVAKNIHKANFASREKSRLSVKVNTLN; encoded by the coding sequence ATGGCAAACATCAAATCTTCGAAGAAAAGCATTCTGACCAGCGAGAAGAAGCGTCAGGCGAACTCCGCGTTCAAGACCTCCCTCAAGACCGCGATGAAGAACGTCGAACTCGCCGTCGCGAAGGGCGACAAGGAAGCCGCCGCCAGCGCGCTCGCCCTCGCATACAAGAAACTCGACAAGTCGGTCGCGAAGAACATCCACAAGGCGAACTTCGCCTCCCGCGAGAAATCCCGCCTGTCGGTCAAGGTCAACACGCTGAACTGA